The DNA segment GCGCCGCAGGCCTGAGCCGTACTCATCCATCCATGTGGAAATAACTCTTTCGCAGTATGTTATCATATAAAAACCGGCTTAGTGAATCGAGTTAACATGAGCGTGTCAGACATAGTGAAAGTCTGGTCTCTGAACATGGAGATAACCTGGTGGCTTTTTCTTTCTGGAAATCGGTTGCAGATGTTGGACAAGGTAATTCCTTTTTTACTGAGGGTTAAGGTTAACCGGTGCTTGAATATAGCTCCTAAGATCTGCTTGCCAGGCAATAAATAAATGTGTTGCCTTGCGATTTTGATTGATTTTCAATAATCTTTTTCCGGGTCACGGTTGCGGGCCGCTCTTGTATACAGTTTATTGGCGAGCAGTATTTCAAAAATTGAATGCAATATAATTGGGTGGCGACAATGTAAAATTATCGGTTTTCAAGTCAGTCAATATATTTTTCGAAGCACCGTCTTTGAAGTCTTTTCCGGATTTTTATCTTGTATGCTAGATTTCCCGCAGCCAATCGCACAATCTGATTGGGTGCAGATAAAAATGGGAGAAAAATGCTTCCTTTTTCCATTTTGATGATAAATCCAAATTATTATAACTTCCTTGCGTGGCTGCTATTTACGGCCTAGCCTATGCAGCATTCAAAAGTCAAGAGAGGGGTGCGGGTAACTCAGCAATTGCTATGTGCTCTGCATCTCAATTGTGATTTTATCAGTGACTCCTCTCAAGATGTCGGTGCCAGAATAACCTCAATTGAGAATTTAATAAACGATTGTCACTACCACTATGATGAAATAAGTGCCAAAATTATTTCTTCTGCATGAAAAATACTTGCAGTTTTTTCCGTTAAGAAAGGTATTCTTGCGGATGCTTTTAACCAGTTATGCAGATAAATTTGTAATGACCAGTAGGTCTTTATCCTGTTTGTCAATGACTGTTTGGTTTTACTGTTTTTCTTTGCATTTGACAGCGGCGCTAGCTGCAGAAAAATGATACCGCCGCTGTGTCGCATTCACCCGATCACTGGCCCGAGTATTGGCTTTTTAATCCGGTAACCCAGACTTGCCAGCGAGTGAGACAGGCGTGCTTGGATGATGAGACTGGCAACAAAAAAAATACTGGAATGCAAGGAGTTATGGATGTTGGTTTCACATCATGAAAACAATTGACTGCTCGGGCGATTGGACAAGCTGAGCAATGCATTCATGCTGTAGCACGGCGGTGGCTTGACTGGCAATTTGTGCCATGCCCTACTGCCATTGTGCATAAGAGAGTGCCTGGCATTCTTAAAACGCCCTGAGCTGTAAACTGCCTTGTATGACAATAGCACGGGAGGTAAAAGGCCAGGGGGAGGAACTGTTGTACATGGTACCCAATATAATTTTCTCAGCAGTAATAGAGAGCACATTGATACCGTTATTGACAATTTGATCCGGCAACACGTTAAGAGAGGTAAGCAGCCGATAGGGGGTGCCGCCTTTGCTTCGCTTAAATCCTATGGCCTGCTATGAGCTTGGTCCTGCCAGGAGTTGCTGTTTGATAAAATGAACCCGGCACTTTTCCTCTAGTACCCGGACAGTGCCTGGAAGCTTGTAGTCATCAATATTACACTTGCCTGAATTTCCAGCTTTTCAGCAAATGACAGTGTCTGATATTAACACGGTTAAATGAATCACACTGTCAAGTCCACTCAGCATCCTCTGCCAGTGGGAAGTCATTGTCATTCAGCCGAAGTCACAGTGTGTTTGAAGTGCAGCTAGTTTCTGATGATAAGCCATGAATGTGCTACCTTGAATCCCCCTTTTGTTTGCCGAAGGCAATATGATTTGAGTCATGCCGCTTGGGCAGACTCGACTTATTGTTAATACCGGTTTTCATATTTGGCTGGAGGTCTATCATCAATTGGTATGAGAGTGCGGCGATAGTTAAACCGGTCGTTTCAGGTCAAGATTGCGGGTGCAACCGTATCCTACCCTTTCCAGGAGCCTGTCCCGTGGATGATCTCCGCCTTGAATACACCGTTGATGGTTTCTGCCAGTTGTGCCTTGGGAGTCCCGACGCTGTGGCTAAGGTCTGTAAACCCGTCTCAATAGGCCGCTCAGGGCATCGTATCGACAGGTACAGGCTGCCGCATTCGCTATGATAGGTAACGCCGCGGGGCTTGCCTCGTGCCCACACTGCCCGCTCCAGAGCATCAGGCAGAAGGCTCTATGACACGCACCAGCCAACAGCGTAGGGGGATACGTCGACAACGAATGCGGTATAAACCAAGCCAGACTTAGCTGCGATATCTGGAATAATCGTAATGCAGCATTTGCCTCTTCGAACGCCTTCCGGCTGCAACTAATCAGCGTTCAACGGTACGGCAGGCAATCTTTACGTCCTCACGGCTGAATCGCTTCCGGACCTTGCGAGCACCATAGTCTCGATGGCTTTCTTCGTAGGCTCGAGGATTACGGATTTAGGCTTATCGTCATGTTGAGCGCGCAGCGCGGCTCTTGGCTGGTCTGCAGAGGGTGGTGCCGGGCCTGGTGCCGTGTCGACTTCCATCTTGTTGATCCATGTTCGTCGAGTTTCAGGTGCACAACCGACCCTGGAGACGATAGATGTGATCGCTGCACGTGCTCGCTGGCCAACTCCTCGCGAACTGCGCATTGCCATACTTCTGGGTGAGTATCCAGGTCGTTTGCTCATTGGCTCATTCTTTCAAGAAAGTGCGCTTCCAAGGAACCCTAGGTGATTCAATGGCTGCTGTGCTTTTTTGTGCGTAGATAGTCACGATACACTCTGCCTTTGCGCATTCTCTGCTGTTCCACCTGAGCAGCTATGCTTTCCCAGAAGAAAAGCGGGCTGGCGGGTTGCAGCAATTCGAGCCGGTTCAGAGAGAGGGCAGGGTGCTTTCCAAAAGCGCACAAGAAATCACCCCCCTATAGTGGAAAACCCCTCCCCAATCGTCTGGACATTCAATGGAGGAGGTTCGACGACTATCGAGGCTGGGGGTAGCGATATCAGTACAGAGTTTAAGAGCTCAAATAATAAACGATTTGATTAACTTTCAGCTAAAAATTGCAAAGGTTAGATACCGAAAATCGCATTTTTCGAGCAAAAGTTGAGCAACTTGCTAAGGTGCTGAATAGTTACGGTGGGGGAGAGATGTCAGAAAAAGATACGATAAGCGGCATATATATCGCGCTCCGGGCGACCCTGGCTCGGGCGGTATCGCGCATTGTACCACCGAAAGAGATCGAGGATATCGTTCAGGAGACTTATGTCAGGGTCTGCCAGGTTAAGCAGAAGAGCGAGATATTGTACCCGCGCTCCTTCTTGCTAAAAACGGCCCAAAACCTAGCCCTGGACTACCTTAAGCGGTCAGAAACACGGATGACGGTGAGCGCCGATGAAGACCTGGAACCTGCGTATAGCCAAGCGGAATATTTTTCCGATGAAACCTATGACCGGGTCGCGGTGGATGAAGAATTCGCGCATTTTTGCGAAGCCGTTCGCCAATTGCCCGTACGGTGCCGCAGGGTATTTGTTCTCAAGAAAGTCTATGGTTACTCCCAGCGCGAAATAGCCAAGGCGCTAAATGTAAGTGAAAGCACCGTGGAAAAGCACGTTGCCACCGGTATTAAGCGGTGTACCTATTTTATGATGCAGCGAAGCAGCCTTGAGACTGCAAATGTTAGCCTTGAACCAAATAACAATGGCCGCACTAAACAACCGCCACAAGCCTCAACCTCGCCCTCTGTATCCGGGCAAGGGGGGCGCACATGAGTAATATCTACAAACTGAAAACACAGCAACAGTGCTACGACCAGGCCAGCCAATGGATTGCCAAGCTGGACAAGGGCTTGAACGCGAAGGAAATACAAGCCCTGCATCAATGGCTGGCGAGCAGTGGCCAAAATCGCCAGATACTTTTTAAGATGGCTGAAATCTGGGATAAAATGGACGCCCTGTCACGGCTTTCCGAACTGTTTCCCAGCTCTCCAAAGCCCGAACGTAGTGCTCCCCGGCCCTACATGGCTGTGGCGGCGTCCATACTGATGGTGTTTGCAGGCCTGTGTACCTGGGTGGGCACTACACTTTCCGAAAGGTTGGGTGAGCGGCAGCAGACGTTGGACGCTGTCGTCGATCGGATGTACGAAACGGCAATCGGAGAACACTCCTCGGTTAATTTACCCGACGGCAGCCAACTGGTGCTCAATACCAACAGCCAGGTAAAAGTTAACTACACTGACTACTATCGATTGCTAGTGCTTGAACGCGGCGAGATTCACGTTAAAGTGGCCCACGATAAATCTCGCCCGCTCAGTGTTATTGCCGGAGATAAAGTGATACAGGCCGTGGGAACGGCGTTCAATGTGGAAATTAACAGCGATCAGCAGATCGAGCTGGTGGTCACCGATGGCAAGGTTCTGGTTGCTGTGCACAAGGCACCGGAAAAAAATACGGCCGAGTTGGTGCCAGAAATTTTGCCACCTTCCTCAGTGGCAGTTTCAAAAGGTGAGCAACTGGTTCTTGGGGGAGAGGAAGAAGCGATTGAAAAAATAAACCCGAAAGAAATACAAGTTAAATTGTCGTGGCGGGAAGGTAATCTGGTTTTCCGGGGGGAGCCCCTGGAGAACGCAGTTGCCGAAATCAGCCGCTATACGCAAGTTGAATTTGTAATTCTCGATGAAAACCTGAAAAAAGTGCGCATTGCTGGATTGTTTAAAGCCGGCGATGTCAAAGGATTATTACTGACCCTGAGAAAAAACTTCGATATTTCCTACCAACGGATTGGGGAAAGCAAGGTCTTGCTAAGCGCCCAATAGCCTCAACCTGATAATCCTAAGCCGTGCGGGATGCACAGAAAAAATACTAATTCTGAAAACACTTCTGAAAGCATGGTGGAAAAAAATTTCTAGGTCGTCTACTCAGTGCGCGGGTTTGAAGCTCGCGAATGAGAATAATAAGTTGGTAAGATTTTGGTGTGTTGTCCTCTTTCTGCTGATGCCAGTGTCTTCTGTATTGCCTGTAAAAGCGGCACAGCCACATGAAAAAATTCCTTTCGTTATTCTTCAACAAAGAGCGGACCTGTCGCTCATTGCCTTTGCAGAGCAGGCTGATCTAACACTTATTTTTCCTTTCGATATCGTTCAGGAAAAAACCACGAACTGTTTGGTTGGCACCTACTCGATTGAGGAAGCTGTTCAAGCTTTATTGTCGGGAACGGGTTTAAGCGCAAAGGTGGAGGGAGACGGGCAGCTCAGTATCAGTACTGATAGCGCCCGAGGAGGGGTGAATTTCATGACATTAGATTTTTGTACACCGCAGAGAAAGGTGATCGCACAAGCAATTCGTCAGGCGCAGGCAATCAATCATACCGCTCCGCTGTGGTGCAGCGCAGCACTGGCCTGCCTGGCGATAAGTGCCACCTCCGCCACTGCTCAGAGCGATGATGAGGTAAACAGTAAGGGCATTGAGGAAGTGACTGTTACCGCACAGAAAATAGAAGAGAGTATTCAGGATGTGCCCATTGCTGTTACCGCTCTGTCTGGCGACAGCATGGCAGACTTGAAGATTGAGCGCGGCGAAGAGTTGTTACGCGCAGTGCCCAATGTAAATTTTTCCAAAAATAATTTTAGCACCTACAATTTTTCTATTCGGGGTGTGGGTACAAAAGCGGTTTCCGCCAATTCAGATCCGGCAGTGGCAGTCAGCTTTAACAATGCCCCTCTGATTCGTAACAGACTATTTGAACAGGAATTCTTTGATGTGCAGCGCGTGGAGGTGCTGCGAGGACCACAGGGCACATTGTACGGCCGCAATGCTACAGCAGGTGTTGTCAATATGCTGCCTGTCATGCCACAGAATGAGTTTTCAGCAGATATAAAGGCAGAGGTGGGAAATTTTAATTCAAGGCGCACCAGCGGAATGATTAATATTCCACTAGGTGAAACTTTTGCTATTCGCGCTTCAGGGGTCATGACAAAGCGTAATGGATTCGACAAAAATACATTTACTGGTAATGATGTAAATGATCGGGATTTATTGTCAACACGGCTGATATTGGATTGGCAACCTAGTGATAATTTCAACGCTAATTTTATCTGGCAGCACTTTGAAGAAGATGATATGCGCTCGCGCACAGGTAAGCAGCTTTGTACGCGCGATAACGGACCCAATATGGTTGGGGAAACTGCTGTACCCGAAGAAGGGAACGATATAATCGGGTATAGATCTTCTTTTAGCCAAGGGTGTAAAGCTGAATCTCTTTATAGTGATAACGCTTACGGCACGCCGAACGCTAAAAGTTTTGGTTTTGTATCAGCTCTATTGGGCTTAGGAGGTAGACTTGGAGATGACGCAGACAACAATTCTATTAATAAATTAACAACAGGTGATATATTCGCCGACGTAAAACAATCTAAAAATTTACGAGAAATTGCCACAAGTTATGACCCTAAGTTTCAAGCTGAAAACGATCTTTTTCAATTTAATTTTGAATGGGGTTTAAACGACAGCCTTACATTCTATTCCCAAACTACCTACGCTAAAGACGATTATTACAGCACTCAGGATTATAACCGGTACGTATCACAACCGTTATTTAATGATTCAGAAGGCCTGTTTTATACTGATCTTGGAGACGGCAGTATAGTTAAGCCTATCCCTCATTCCGGGCCAACTCCAGGGGGTGTTTTTACGGACCCCCAGCTAGGGCCCTCTGATCGAATGTTAGCTGTAGATATTAGCAAATCAGACAATGAGCAATTTAGCCAAGAAATCAGGCTGCAATCTAGCTTTGATGGCAGATTCAACTTTTCTATAGGCGCTAATTACCTAGATTTTGAAACGCAAGATGATTATTATGTTTTTAATAATTTATTTACATATATGGCGCAATACCTGTATAACGATTTAGAAGGCTCAAGAGATCCTGGCTTAACAACCGTAAATTGCACTGACCTAGAAAAAAATGGGGCTAGGGAATGCGTTTACGTAGATCCAAATTCACTAGAAAATATAAATGACGAAGGCCATAATTATTTTTTAAGCCGCAATGTGGTAAATATAGAATCAAAGGCAATATTTGGTGAAGCCTATTGGAATTTTACAGACGACGTGAAACTAACAACCGGTTTACGTTATACCATTGATACAAAAACGTCCACTCCAATACCCACGCAGCTATTATTAGGTGCTTGGCATAATGAAGAAGGAGAAATAGAAGATTCTGGACAATCTACAGGCGGAAAAATTAGTAGAGGCTTTGAACCTTTACCGGATGTGAAGCAAGAATGGAAAGCCTTCACAGGTCGCGCCGTGCTTGATTGGAAAGGCGAAACTCCATTTACTGATGAAACGCTTTTTTATATTTCTTTAGCACATGGTTACAAAGGCGGTGGCACAAACCCACCGCGCATGGATATTGATCCGGTAAAAGTACAATTTCAGTCACTAGAAAGTAAATTTAAGCCTGAATATGTTAACGCTATAGAATTTGGAACAAAAAATAGTTTGCTTGGTAGCACTATGCAATTAAACACTACAGCCTTTTATTACGATTACAAAGACTATCAAGTATCGCAAATTGTTGACCGTATTTCATTAAATGAAAATTTCGACGCGGAAACATGGGGCTTTGAAGTTGAAGGTCTTTGGCAATTTACCGAGAATACGCGGTTTGATGTAAATTTAGGTTATCTAAAAACGCGTATTGGTGAAGGTGCGAAATCTATCGATGTAATGAACCGTACACAAGGTAATGAAGATTGGATGGTAATAAGACCCTGGATTCAAGTCCCCTCCAACTGTATTGCACCTGTTGAACATGTAGAAAAGATTTTACAATTTGGCGCTTCTCTTCCACCAGAATTTGATTCTGGCTCGCTTGCAGTGCGTATGCTTTGCGGCGGATCAAAACAATTCGGCAGTTTTGACGGTAGCGGCGGTATCCCCTGGGGTCAAATTTATGGAATAGAATATAATCCTTTAACAGACGCGCCAAACGGCGGCAGGGGTTTTTATGCTGATCTTGAAGGTAATGAATTACCCAATGCACCAAGTTTTACAGCGAACTTTGGAGTTGAACATATTATTCCAGTTCATGACTGGGATTTAAAACTAAGAGCTGATTATTATTATCAATCTGAAAGCTATGGCCGTGTTTACAATACCGAGTTTGACCGCCTTAAGGCTTGGAGCAATGTAAACATATCTGCTACAGCTACCAATCTTCATTCAGACCTACAAGTACAACTGTATGTGAAAAATCTGTTTGATGATGCCCCAATTACAGACTTTTTTGTCAATAGTGATGATACAGGGTTGACTGCAAATGTATTTACATTGGAGCCGCGTATTGTTGGCCTGAGCCTTTATAAGGGGTTTTAAATGGCGGAAGCTTCTGGGGTATATTGCCCCAGAAGTGTCAGCGGTACATGAATCCTGGTATTCAACCTGCCCAGGCGCAGCGCTTCAGTAATAATCGCAGAACTACGGCTCACAAAGCAATCAAAGTGACCGATGAGGTGAGAAGCTGGATAGAAAAGCTGCTTCACCAGGAACTGAGTCCTCAACAAGTAGCAGACTACCTGTTGAGGCACAAGCAGGTGTCGTTGCACCATGAGACGATTTATCAAATTGTTTACTCCGATAAGGCTGAAGACGGCGATCTTTACAAGCATTTGCGAGTGCTCTCCAAACCCTACCGCAAACGGTATGGCCATTATGACCGACGTGGACAGATCAAAAACCGGGTGGATATCGATGATCGTTCAGAGATGGTTAGTAGTTGTTGCCGAATCGATGATTGGGAAGGCGATACCGTGATGGGTAAGGGTTGCAAAAGTGCTTTCTTGACGAGGGATCAACGAAAACAGTAACGGTTTTATTCTACAGTATTTTCTCAAAAGCACCGACTTCAGTGAAGTCACGAATGAAGAGGTGCAAGCGGTGATTGTCCGACTTAACAGCCGTCCGAGAAAGACGAGGGACTGTCGATCACCAAACGAACTATTTATAGGTCAGAGAGCAGATTAGCTTGTCGCGTAATAAAATTGCAGTTATTGCTTGAAACTGTGGAGTTTTATATCTTGTGGATATTGTTTTTTATTTTTTAAATAACAACAGGTTAAACCATGTTTAAAAGATTTTTAATATTTGTATTATTTTTCAGCAGTTTTATAGCTGCAACAACAAGCGCACGCCCTAAAGATCCTTGTGATGTTATAGAGCCGCTATTGAAAGATAATAAAGACAATATTTTGGCCCAATCTACAAAATCAGCGGCCCCTATTATTGATACAGACGGCAACTACAATGTGGATTTCTCCGCTTTAGTTGTTAGTGACTGCGAAATGGCTTTTATCCAAGAATGGGGCCCCGCCGGTAGCTGGTTTACAGTTCCAAAAAAAGAGTTAGGAAATAATAAGTACAGGCATGAAGCTAGAAATCAAGAGTTAGGCCATTATAAGTACCGCTATGGCATAGCACGTAAAAATAACTGGCCGTCGCCTACTCCGCCTGTAAGGACATGGTACTATGTGGATGAAGTAATTGTTATAAAATCACCAAATACGCCAGGAATCACAGAGTTTCAAAACACCGAAAACGGTGAAGACAGAAATGGGATTTTCAATTTAAAATGGAATGCCGCAAGCACACCGCCGCCAATAAGCGGCTACCAAGTTGAACAATGTAAAGGCAATTGCGGATCAGATGGAAATTGGAATAATATATATTCTTCAACAAATCTAAATGCCAGATCAATTAGAGTTCCCGCTTCTGGTGCTTTACCAAGTGGTAAATATCGCTATCGTGTGCGTTCTTTCTTAACAATAAGCAGCGCTACTAAGTATAGCCCTTGGGAGTATTCCGCGTATTTAACGGTTAACCGCAGGCCTGACGCAGTAACTAATTTCACACAACCCAGCGGGGGGACTCAGTCGGCCAGCTTCCAATTAGCCTGGAGTGCTCCCACGGGCGCTTTTGATGCAATTAATAATTATCAAGTGCAATGCAATAAAAATAGTACTGGGTTTAGTTTCAATAATTGTGGTAATGATAATTTAGGCAATAAAACTACATTTTCAGTTAATCTATCCCCAGGTTCTAGTGGTACTTATCGTTTCCGAGTCCGAGCTAAAAACGCCGCTGGTTGGGGGCTTTGGACTCCTTCAGGCAGCTATAAAATAGTCACTGTCAATGCGCCGCTACCTACACCGGGCGGTATTTCTATAAATACCCCAGAATCTAGTGACTTTGGCGACTATGATATAAGTTGGAACGCTTCGGGTGTTGTTACTTCCTATCAGTTAGAGCGCTACTGTAAAACCGGCATTGAAACTTGCGGGGCTGATGGCTGGCAAAATGTGCAGCTGAACAACTCCACCACAAAAATTTATCAGGCGCGTGGCCATATTGCCGACAAATACCGCTATCGGGTGAAAGCTTGTAACGGTAATTCTTGCACAGGCTGGAAAACTAGCGCTTGGGTTAAAGTGCATAACCTGGACGGCATAGAACCGGCGGTAGTGCTATCTACTGGGGCCGTACCCGGCAAAATGGATTATACAACGGATGTAACCAGAACTGGTGACGTACTTATAAAAATTCCAGTTGAAGTTGCGCCGGGGGTTAATGGCTTAGAGCCAACTGTAAATATAAATTATTCTGGTGCCCGCTTTAGGCAAAGGAATAATGAATCTTTGCCAGAAGATTATTTAGGCTATGGTTGGCGTATTGGCGGTTTTGGGGAAATTCGCCGTTGTAAAATTGGCCGCCCTAATACCGATAAAATAAAATTGAATGAAACAGACTCAATTTGTTTTAACGGGGAACCGTTGGTAACCGTGTCTGGTAACCGCTGGCAAGTTGGTAGTACTTACCGGACCAAAAAGGAAACTTTTTACCTTATAGAGCTAAAAGAAAATAACGGTAAACTATGGTTTGAAGTGCGCACGCCTGACGGTAGAATTCAGGAGTACGGTAAAACCACTAACAGCCGTTTAAAAGTTGGTAAGTCTACCCATTTTGGTTGGTCACTTAACAAGGTAACAGACAATTTTGGTAATGTGTTGAATTATCGCTATCATCGCGACACGGTAGAGGGCATTAATTACCCGTTAGAAATTATCTACGGTAACGATTCAGATGCGCGTATACAGTTTGAATACGGCACCCGCAGTGACGCCCCACCGCAACCGCTGGACTCTGAAGAAATCCAGCAGGAGCAATTAGTATTACTGCACCACATAAAAGTACTGTATAACAATAAGCTTATTAGGCAGTACAAAATGATTTCTGAAGACGAAGGCGAAATAGAAGACTACCGCCGATTAAAGTATGTACAGAAATGCGCTTTTGATGTAAACGGTAGTAATGAGCAATGCTTAAACCCTATGTCGCTTGACTGGGTAGAAACTGAAACCGCTAATGATATTGAATTTAACACGGGGGTTTCCCAGGTTACCGACACATTAGGCCAATCAATACAGTTTTATTATTCTATGATTACTGATAATTCTAATGATGGCTTATTTATAGAAAGGCCTTTTGGACAGGATTCTACACCGGAGCAGGCAAACCTCCTTACCGCTGTTGGTGGCAATTACCGGTCTGTAGTAACTGAGGTTTGGCGCTCTAACGGCAACGTCAACGGCTGGCATAAAACAAAATATGCCTACCAAGGCAAAGGCTACATGAGTACGCTAAGGCGCGGCTTTCTGGGCTATCCAGCGCAAAGAATCCATGATTTGAGTTCTAATATTGTCACCTACAAACAGTTCCGTTTAGATTATCCCTATATCGGACGCGTTGCCCGCGAAACACAATACAAAGGCGTGCTTCCGGGTAGTAATGAGTTGTTGTCAAAAACCCAATACCGTTACGGTAGTTTAACCCTGTCAACCGGCCAAAATACGACTAAAAACCCTTATGTTAAGCAACGCTTAGAATGGGTTTTAGAAAATGGCCAAACGCTGGGCTATAAATTTTACACTACAGATTTACAGAAAACGGCTTATCCACAAAATGGGGAGTTGTTAGATAGCACTATTAAAACTGCTCGATTCTGTCTTAATGCCAACGTACCAACCGCGCAAGATTTCTGGGGGGAAGTAAAAACTGTTTCTGTTAGCGGTATCAAACGTAGTACAGAAAACATAATTACTTATAACAACAGGCCCGTTAATTGGTTGGTATTGTTTAAAGAAGCTGAGGAAAGTAGTTATTTTAACGGCCCATTAACCGGCGCCGCAGATAAAGTGGAAAGTGTTATTTATACGCCCTTCGGTAATACTTACCAGATAGGCACAATGGCGGTATTTCCAGGCGACGATAAATACGAACTAACAACAGAATACACCTACGACAGCGACGGGAATTTAAGGTCAGAAACTGTTTCTGGAGTGGGTATTGATGAGCGCACAACAACCAAAGATAACTATTTAGATAAGCGTTACCCGTCTTCTGTAGCAAACGCTTTAGGCCAAATTGCTACGATAGACTATGAAAAGCGCTTTGGTTTGCCTACTTCCATTAAATTTAATAATCAAACTACTACGTTTGCTTATGATAATTTCGGAAGAGAAAGAAAGCGTGTCAATAGTGACGGTGTAGGCGTAACAATAACCCGTGATTATTGTCTCGCGGGAACCTGCCCAGTCTATGGCAACCAGTTAGCAGCTTATCAAGTTACTCAAAGTTCACCAGTAACACCAAATATCACACGGTACTACGATATTTTAGACCGTATCATACAACAGGATACACAGGCATTTAACGGCGTCGATACAGTAAGACAAGAATTTAATTACGATTTACTGGGCCGCATGTACTTAGAAACAGCGCCCTATTTTGTTGGCGATCAAAAGCCTTTAACTACTTATCAATTTGATATACGCAACCGCGTAACGCAAGTAGACCGCCCTGACGGTTCACAGATTCGTACCATATACGCTCCCGGAACTAATGCGGGCCAATACAAAGTTACTATAGAAGAGGACGTTTTAAACAGCGCTGGCGTTTTAGAAGAAACGCAAGTAAGAGAAACTACCTATAACTTTATCAATGATAAATTATGGACTATTGAGGCCATAGGCACGCCGCAAAAAGTATCGACTAAATATACTTATAACGGCGCGGGGGCTATGCTTTCAGCCAAAGTAAACAACGACGTTTTAACAGAGTCTATTTATGACTATGATAAAGCCGGCTACTTGGTTGCTATGGCTGGGCCTGATATTGGCATAGTATCGAGTGATTACAATGCATTAGGCCAACTGGTTAGTCAAACTGACAATAGCGGGGAGACTATCACTAATAG comes from the Microbulbifer sp. MI-G genome and includes:
- a CDS encoding RNA polymerase sigma factor, producing MSEKDTISGIYIALRATLARAVSRIVPPKEIEDIVQETYVRVCQVKQKSEILYPRSFLLKTAQNLALDYLKRSETRMTVSADEDLEPAYSQAEYFSDETYDRVAVDEEFAHFCEAVRQLPVRCRRVFVLKKVYGYSQREIAKALNVSESTVEKHVATGIKRCTYFMMQRSSLETANVSLEPNNNGRTKQPPQASTSPSVSGQGGRT
- a CDS encoding FecR family protein, translated to MSNIYKLKTQQQCYDQASQWIAKLDKGLNAKEIQALHQWLASSGQNRQILFKMAEIWDKMDALSRLSELFPSSPKPERSAPRPYMAVAASILMVFAGLCTWVGTTLSERLGERQQTLDAVVDRMYETAIGEHSSVNLPDGSQLVLNTNSQVKVNYTDYYRLLVLERGEIHVKVAHDKSRPLSVIAGDKVIQAVGTAFNVEINSDQQIELVVTDGKVLVAVHKAPEKNTAELVPEILPPSSVAVSKGEQLVLGGEEEAIEKINPKEIQVKLSWREGNLVFRGEPLENAVAEISRYTQVEFVILDENLKKVRIAGLFKAGDVKGLLLTLRKNFDISYQRIGESKVLLSAQ
- a CDS encoding TonB-dependent receptor domain-containing protein — protein: MSSVLPVKAAQPHEKIPFVILQQRADLSLIAFAEQADLTLIFPFDIVQEKTTNCLVGTYSIEEAVQALLSGTGLSAKVEGDGQLSISTDSARGGVNFMTLDFCTPQRKVIAQAIRQAQAINHTAPLWCSAALACLAISATSATAQSDDEVNSKGIEEVTVTAQKIEESIQDVPIAVTALSGDSMADLKIERGEELLRAVPNVNFSKNNFSTYNFSIRGVGTKAVSANSDPAVAVSFNNAPLIRNRLFEQEFFDVQRVEVLRGPQGTLYGRNATAGVVNMLPVMPQNEFSADIKAEVGNFNSRRTSGMINIPLGETFAIRASGVMTKRNGFDKNTFTGNDVNDRDLLSTRLILDWQPSDNFNANFIWQHFEEDDMRSRTGKQLCTRDNGPNMVGETAVPEEGNDIIGYRSSFSQGCKAESLYSDNAYGTPNAKSFGFVSALLGLGGRLGDDADNNSINKLTTGDIFADVKQSKNLREIATSYDPKFQAENDLFQFNFEWGLNDSLTFYSQTTYAKDDYYSTQDYNRYVSQPLFNDSEGLFYTDLGDGSIVKPIPHSGPTPGGVFTDPQLGPSDRMLAVDISKSDNEQFSQEIRLQSSFDGRFNFSIGANYLDFETQDDYYVFNNLFTYMAQYLYNDLEGSRDPGLTTVNCTDLEKNGARECVYVDPNSLENINDEGHNYFLSRNVVNIESKAIFGEAYWNFTDDVKLTTGLRYTIDTKTSTPIPTQLLLGAWHNEEGEIEDSGQSTGGKISRGFEPLPDVKQEWKAFTGRAVLDWKGETPFTDETLFYISLAHGYKGGGTNPPRMDIDPVKVQFQSLESKFKPEYVNAIEFGTKNSLLGSTMQLNTTAFYYDYKDYQVSQIVDRISLNENFDAETWGFEVEGLWQFTENTRFDVNLGYLKTRIGEGAKSIDVMNRTQGNEDWMVIRPWIQVPSNCIAPVEHVEKILQFGASLPPEFDSGSLAVRMLCGGSKQFGSFDGSGGIPWGQIYGIEYNPLTDAPNGGRGFYADLEGNELPNAPSFTANFGVEHIIPVHDWDLKLRADYYYQSESYGRVYNTEFDRLKAWSNVNISATATNLHSDLQVQLYVKNLFDDAPITDFFVNSDDTGLTANVFTLEPRIVGLSLYKGF